One genomic segment of Methanothermococcus okinawensis IH1 includes these proteins:
- a CDS encoding cation:proton antiporter (subunit G of antiporter complex involved in resistance to high concentrations of Na+, K+, Li+ and/or alkali), with translation MYDISIIKDIVLVVVSIGILLASIRLWIQKDSKNMVYARLHIAGVIDIACIIILLVLNQPLLALIYLVLCPFAAHAIANADYYDELKEKAD, from the coding sequence ATGTATGATATTTCAATAATTAAGGATATTGTGTTGGTAGTGGTTTCAATAGGTATATTGTTGGCATCAATTCGACTATGGATTCAAAAGGATAGTAAAAACATGGTGTATGCTCGTCTTCATATTGCAGGGGTGATAGATATTGCCTGTATAATTATACTGCTTGTCTTGAATCAACCATTATTGGCATTGATATATTTGGTTCTCTGTCCTTTTGCAGCACATGCCATTGCCAACGCTGATTATTACGACGAATTGAAAGAAAAAGCTGATTAA
- a CDS encoding DUF4040 domain-containing protein, translating into MYLTIVDFAVLALIVMSYIGALVQKDLIKCVVLTGLGGLGLAYIFSSLLAPDVALTEAILGGAVLPAFFAFTVRRTQRLDEID; encoded by the coding sequence ATGTATTTAACCATTGTTGATTTTGCTGTATTGGCATTAATTGTTATGTCATATATCGGAGCTCTGGTTCAGAAGGATTTAATTAAATGTGTGGTATTAACAGGATTAGGGGGATTGGGTTTGGCATATATATTCAGCTCGCTTTTAGCCCCCGATGTTGCACTTACTGAGGCTATATTGGGTGGTGCTGTGCTTCCTGCATTCTTTGCATTTACGGTTAGAAGGACTCAAAGACTTGATGAGATTGATTAA
- a CDS encoding RNA-binding domain-containing protein, with amino-acid sequence MIIKLKSKIKPTEDENKVIKAVKNIFKDAKIVVEDNYLVGESKDISRFKELLRSQAILDTARMVLERGINGNLTKFYLNKQAAFAGLVNFDRDIHGGIFVKLIAEEDEDLMKIIKDIAPKTKNGKIIDEDEDTDESEINKKN; translated from the coding sequence ATGATAATCAAGTTAAAATCTAAAATTAAACCAACAGAAGATGAAAATAAAGTAATAAAAGCAGTAAAAAACATATTTAAGGATGCAAAAATTGTTGTAGAAGATAACTATTTAGTTGGAGAATCTAAGGACATAAGTAGATTTAAGGAGCTCCTACGAAGTCAGGCAATACTGGACACTGCAAGGATGGTTCTTGAAAGAGGCATAAATGGCAATTTAACAAAATTCTACCTAAATAAACAGGCAGCTTTTGCAGGCCTTGTCAATTTTGATAGAGATATACACGGTGGAATATTTGTAAAATTAATAGCTGAGGAAGATGAGGATTTGATGAAAATAATAAAAGATATTGCACCAAAAACAAAGAATGGAAAGATTATTGACGAAGATGAGGATACTGATGAATCGGAAATAAATAAAAAAAATTAA
- a CDS encoding GTPase has protein sequence MSGKKIKRVPAKKIAQKIINECHIILAVLDARNPEGTRNKNLEDKIKKENKKLIYVLNKADLVPVKILEKWKDIIKSENPEASVVFVSSKYKNGTKILRDNIKKYLQLMGIKEGKVGVVGYPNVGKSSLINALTGKKSAASGLVAGLTKGEQWIRLTKNIKLLDTPGVIEPKDEDELVMIGALRYEKIENPIEPAIKILRNLYAFDENIIKKYYGIEINDINDISDINEEFIEKIGKKLNYLGKNGIIDMKRTAKSIIKDYQDGKLNYYPMKIKKYSQKRGKDIEFIAKYLKDFPFIDDANAIISHLSDISELCNIKLKYPIIGSKNIDDVIVVISFGEKTADGGRKKVEEYAKNNNIFLYSTGKGRCGGNRLFIGVGNKINE, from the coding sequence ATGAGTGGTAAGAAAATTAAAAGGGTGCCTGCAAAAAAGATAGCCCAAAAAATTATAAATGAGTGCCATATTATTTTAGCAGTATTAGATGCAAGAAATCCCGAAGGCACAAGAAATAAAAATTTAGAGGATAAAATAAAGAAAGAAAATAAAAAACTTATTTATGTGCTGAATAAAGCGGATTTAGTCCCTGTAAAAATACTCGAAAAATGGAAGGACATAATTAAAAGTGAAAATCCCGAGGCATCTGTGGTTTTTGTGAGCTCCAAATATAAAAATGGAACAAAGATATTAAGGGACAATATTAAAAAATACCTTCAATTAATGGGAATAAAGGAAGGAAAAGTTGGAGTTGTGGGCTATCCCAATGTTGGAAAATCTTCACTAATAAACGCCTTAACTGGAAAGAAAAGTGCTGCCAGTGGACTTGTTGCTGGACTTACTAAGGGGGAGCAGTGGATAAGACTAACCAAAAACATAAAATTATTGGATACTCCTGGTGTTATCGAACCTAAGGATGAGGATGAGCTCGTGATGATAGGAGCTCTGAGGTATGAAAAAATCGAAAATCCCATTGAACCTGCTATAAAGATATTAAGAAATTTATATGCATTTGATGAAAATATTATCAAAAAATACTATGGTATTGAAATAAATGATATAAATGACATATCGGATATAAACGAAGAATTTATAGAAAAAATAGGCAAAAAATTAAATTATTTGGGGAAAAACGGGATAATCGATATGAAACGAACAGCAAAATCCATAATAAAAGACTATCAAGACGGAAAACTTAACTACTATCCTATGAAAATAAAAAAATACAGCCAAAAAAGAGGAAAAGATATAGAATTTATTGCCAAATATTTGAAAGATTTTCCATTTATCGACGATGCTAATGCCATTATATCCCATCTAAGCGATATAAGCGAATTATGCAATATAAAATTAAAATATCCAATAATTGGCTCTAAAAATATAGATGATGTAATTGTAGTGATATCCTTTGGAGAGAAAACAGCCGATGGAGGAAGAAAAAAAGTGGAAGAATACGCGAAAAATAATAATATATTCTTGTATTCTACTGGTAAAGGAAGATGCGGTGGGAATAGATTGTTTATTGGAGTTGGGAATAAAATAAATGAATAA
- the guaB gene encoding IMP dehydrogenase, translating into MFLDKIDNAKKAYTFDDVLLVPNASYVEPKDTDISTDIAGLKLNIPIISAAMDTVSEKEMAIALARKGGIGVIHRNMTIEEQVNQVMAVKKAEDIIVRDVITISPDYNIGDAERIMEEYGISGLPVVDKNDELLGIITTRDVKYISNKDTLVKDAMTKNVVYGKEDINHEDAMNIMYENRIERLPILDKNNKLIGMITLRDILKRRQYPNAARDNEGRLLVAAACGPNDLARAQALIKAEVDAIAIDCAHAHNMNVVNNIKILKKELEGTGIKLIVGNIATKEAAIDLINAGADALKVGIGPGSICTTRIVAGVGVPQLTAVAEVADIAKEHDIPVIADGGIKYSGDIAKAIAAGADAVMLGSLLAGTEEAPGQLITINGRKYKQYRGMGSLGAMSGGVGAGADRYFQSHMKHVKLVPEGIEGAVPYKGSVKDVVFQLIGGLRSSMGYCGAKNIKEMHEKARFVKITQSGQKESHPHDVLITNEAPNYPINK; encoded by the coding sequence TTGTTTTTGGATAAAATTGATAATGCTAAAAAAGCTTATACTTTTGATGATGTTTTGTTGGTGCCTAATGCTTCCTATGTAGAACCAAAAGATACCGATATATCCACAGATATAGCAGGATTGAAATTGAACATTCCCATTATTTCTGCTGCAATGGATACAGTATCCGAAAAGGAGATGGCAATAGCACTTGCAAGGAAAGGGGGAATTGGCGTAATTCATAGAAATATGACCATAGAGGAGCAGGTAAATCAGGTAATGGCAGTTAAAAAGGCGGAAGATATAATCGTTAGAGATGTAATCACAATATCTCCCGATTATAATATAGGGGACGCTGAAAGGATTATGGAGGAATATGGAATTAGCGGACTTCCCGTTGTTGATAAAAATGATGAGCTCTTAGGGATAATCACAACAAGGGATGTAAAATACATAAGTAATAAAGATACTCTTGTAAAGGATGCCATGACAAAAAATGTGGTTTATGGCAAGGAGGATATAAACCATGAAGATGCAATGAATATTATGTATGAAAATAGAATAGAGAGACTTCCAATTTTGGATAAAAATAATAAATTAATAGGTATGATTACATTAAGGGATATTTTAAAAAGAAGACAATATCCAAATGCTGCAAGGGATAATGAGGGAAGACTTTTAGTAGCTGCGGCATGTGGTCCAAATGACTTAGCCAGAGCTCAGGCACTTATAAAAGCAGAAGTTGATGCAATAGCTATTGACTGTGCCCATGCCCATAACATGAATGTTGTAAATAATATTAAGATACTTAAAAAAGAGCTCGAAGGCACAGGTATAAAATTAATCGTAGGAAATATAGCTACGAAAGAAGCAGCAATTGATTTGATAAATGCGGGAGCTGATGCTTTAAAAGTGGGAATAGGTCCGGGTAGTATTTGCACTACAAGGATAGTTGCAGGGGTAGGTGTTCCACAATTAACAGCAGTTGCAGAAGTTGCAGATATAGCAAAAGAGCATGATATTCCAGTAATTGCAGATGGTGGTATAAAATACAGTGGAGATATAGCAAAGGCAATAGCTGCGGGAGCTGATGCCGTAATGCTTGGAAGCTTGCTGGCTGGAACAGAAGAAGCTCCGGGACAATTAATTACAATTAATGGAAGAAAATACAAACAATACAGGGGAATGGGTTCCCTCGGTGCTATGTCAGGCGGTGTTGGTGCAGGAGCAGATAGATACTTCCAAAGCCACATGAAGCATGTTAAACTCGTTCCAGAAGGAATTGAAGGGGCAGTTCCATATAAAGGCTCTGTAAAAGATGTGGTTTTCCAATTAATAGGTGGTTTAAGGTCATCTATGGGATACTGTGGTGCTAAAAATATAAAAGAGATGCATGAAAAGGCAAGATTTGTAAAAATTACTCAGAGCGGTCAAAAGGAAAGTCATCCTCATGATGTGCTTATTACAAATGAAGCTCCAAATTATCCAATAAATAAATAA
- a CDS encoding threonine--tRNA ligase, with product MKVLLIHSDYLEFEAKQKTKIAEDTDILNGKMDECLTAFMAVEKEDEENPENVIKNTVDEIVKTAENLKVKNIVVYPYAHLSSELSSPKVAKDVLKGIEEYLKERDYNVLRAPFGWYKAFKISCKGHPLSELSRKITADKGEKEGKEIEKEEAKNEEKSKFYLLNGETKELIELNEKNVKKLDDEGLKAIAMHEMGIKHEKKGETEPPHVKYIREKEICDYEPSSDAGHFRWYPKGKLIRDLLEDYVYNMVVENNGMPVETPVMYDLGNKAIREHADKFGERQYRFKQGNKELMLRFAACFGQFMMKKDMYILPKHLPLKLYELSTYSFRYEQRGELVGLKRLRAFTMPDMHTVCYDIKQAMEEFENQFWMCLKTGDDLNTPYSIIFRYTKDFFDENKEWFFKIAKEYKEKYGKDVILELLPKRKHYWVGKVDMAVIDSFGRPIENPTVQIDVESAKRFNIVVHDGNEKIYPIILHCSPTGSVERVLCGLLEKASMDAEAGAPPMLPVWLSPIQVRVIPVSDAHNDYALNIAKKLRENNIRVDYDDREESVGKKIRNAGKDWIPYVVVIGDEEVKNNILTITVREKSALKKPVKEKMTVDELIERIKEESKGFPYRPLSLPLYCSLQPIFR from the coding sequence GTGAAAGTATTGTTAATTCATTCCGATTATCTGGAATTTGAGGCAAAACAGAAAACAAAGATTGCAGAAGACACCGATATACTAAATGGAAAAATGGATGAATGTTTAACTGCATTTATGGCAGTTGAAAAAGAAGATGAGGAAAATCCTGAAAATGTGATAAAGAATACTGTGGATGAGATTGTAAAAACTGCGGAAAATTTAAAGGTAAAGAATATAGTAGTTTATCCTTATGCACATTTGTCAAGCGAGCTATCATCTCCAAAAGTTGCTAAGGATGTTTTAAAAGGCATAGAAGAATATTTAAAAGAAAGAGATTACAATGTATTAAGAGCTCCTTTTGGATGGTATAAGGCATTTAAAATAAGCTGTAAAGGTCATCCATTAAGTGAATTATCGAGAAAAATAACCGCAGATAAGGGAGAAAAAGAAGGAAAAGAAATAGAAAAAGAAGAAGCGAAAAATGAAGAAAAATCAAAATTCTATTTACTCAATGGAGAGACAAAAGAATTAATAGAATTAAATGAGAAAAATGTAAAAAAATTGGATGATGAAGGGCTTAAAGCAATAGCAATGCATGAAATGGGCATAAAACATGAAAAAAAAGGTGAAACAGAACCTCCTCATGTTAAATATATTAGGGAAAAAGAAATCTGCGACTATGAGCCATCATCAGATGCAGGTCATTTTAGATGGTATCCAAAGGGAAAACTTATAAGAGACCTTTTAGAAGATTATGTTTACAATATGGTGGTTGAAAACAACGGTATGCCTGTTGAAACACCTGTAATGTATGATTTAGGAAACAAAGCCATAAGGGAACATGCCGATAAATTTGGAGAAAGGCAGTATAGGTTTAAACAAGGAAATAAGGAGTTAATGCTTAGGTTTGCGGCATGCTTTGGGCAGTTTATGATGAAAAAGGATATGTATATTCTTCCAAAACACCTGCCTTTAAAGTTATATGAGCTCTCAACATACAGTTTTAGATATGAACAAAGAGGTGAGCTCGTAGGGTTGAAGAGATTAAGGGCATTCACTATGCCTGATATGCATACGGTATGTTATGATATAAAACAGGCTATGGAAGAATTTGAAAATCAGTTTTGGATGTGCTTAAAAACAGGAGATGACCTTAATACACCTTATTCAATAATATTTAGATATACTAAGGACTTTTTTGATGAAAACAAAGAATGGTTCTTTAAAATAGCAAAAGAATATAAAGAAAAATATGGAAAAGATGTAATTCTCGAATTATTACCTAAGAGAAAGCATTATTGGGTAGGAAAGGTAGATATGGCTGTTATAGATAGCTTTGGAAGACCTATTGAAAATCCAACAGTGCAGATAGATGTAGAAAGTGCAAAAAGGTTTAATATCGTTGTTCATGATGGAAATGAAAAAATTTATCCAATTATACTTCACTGCTCACCAACAGGAAGTGTAGAGAGGGTATTATGTGGTCTGTTAGAAAAGGCTTCTATGGATGCTGAAGCAGGAGCTCCTCCAATGTTGCCAGTTTGGTTATCTCCAATACAGGTAAGGGTAATACCTGTCTCAGATGCACACAACGATTATGCTTTAAATATTGCTAAAAAACTCAGAGAAAATAATATAAGAGTGGATTATGACGATAGGGAAGAAAGCGTAGGTAAAAAGATAAGGAATGCAGGAAAGGACTGGATACCTTATGTTGTGGTAATTGGTGATGAAGAAGTTAAAAACAACATATTAACCATTACAGTAAGGGAGAAATCCGCATTAAAAAAACCAGTTAAAGAAAAAATGACTGTTGATGAATTAATCGAAAGGATAAAAGAAGAATCAAAAGGATTCCCATACCGACCTTTAAGTTTGCCATTATACTGCTCATTACAGCCAATATTTAGATAA
- a CDS encoding SWIM zinc finger family protein, translating to MDYENIYNKKIIERGKYYYKNNLVIFCVKFENKLYGKVMGGDEYNTVVDLSDWTGICSCPYRYNCKHAYALIEAYKNNNYINGDELFNNLKNKSKDDIINVLKNIILKYNLWDELIQNKNSLVEKGKSILKLIPIERKNIFTFKSFLRNNFLKNSKDDELLELLNEVGKSEYLDADDVDTIDIVEMIASEIFERKNKDLAEKTLELSKKYKNKLWIVNEYYYDYYDYYGELSKKEDKS from the coding sequence ATGGATTATGAAAACATATACAACAAAAAGATTATAGAAAGGGGTAAATATTATTATAAAAATAATCTTGTTATATTTTGCGTAAAATTTGAAAATAAATTATATGGAAAGGTAATGGGGGGAGATGAATATAATACAGTTGTAGATTTAAGTGATTGGACAGGAATTTGTTCCTGTCCATATAGATATAACTGCAAACATGCCTATGCCCTAATTGAAGCCTATAAAAACAACAATTATATTAATGGAGATGAATTATTTAACAATTTAAAAAATAAATCAAAAGATGACATAATTAATGTTTTAAAGAACATAATTTTAAAATACAATTTATGGGATGAGCTCATCCAAAATAAAAATAGTCTTGTAGAAAAAGGGAAATCTATTTTAAAACTTATACCTATTGAAAGAAAAAATATATTTACATTTAAATCATTTTTAAGAAACAATTTTTTAAAAAATTCCAAGGATGATGAATTATTGGAGCTCCTAAATGAAGTTGGAAAGTCCGAATATTTAGATGCCGATGATGTTGATACTATCGATATAGTGGAAATGATAGCCTCTGAAATATTTGAGAGAAAAAATAAGGATTTAGCTGAGAAAACATTGGAACTCTCAAAGAAATATAAAAATAAGTTGTGGATAGTTAATGAATATTATTATGATTATTACGATTATTATGGAGAATTATCAAAAAAAGAGGATAAAAGTTAA
- a CDS encoding TIGR00304 family membrane protein: protein MRPILVIFGMILITIGLFVLTLGMVYPNKYSEYHQQDESNESNEKQDVKVSGVVMIGPIPIVFGNSPSLAILSVLIVIAMMIWMFLFYSNVIIQK from the coding sequence ATGAGACCTATTCTTGTAATATTTGGTATGATTTTAATAACCATAGGATTATTTGTGCTAACTCTTGGAATGGTATATCCAAATAAATATAGTGAATATCATCAACAGGATGAATCCAATGAATCCAACGAAAAGCAGGATGTTAAGGTTTCGGGAGTTGTAATGATAGGTCCTATTCCAATAGTATTTGGAAATTCCCCATCATTGGCAATATTATCTGTTTTAATAGTTATAGCCATGATGATTTGGATGTTTTTATTTTACAGTAATGTTATAATTCAAAAATAA
- a CDS encoding APC family permease, with translation MRYLTLKDAVFLTITSIVGGGIFVLSPLTYTIAGKCAIYGWIIDLVISLIMATPFAYASTKITKSGGPYKYIQKIFGIKIGKIFGYMLWFSGVVSISAVVSFFEVIFNVYFDFKYIGIVLIIIITALVLSGIKVIKNILRLFAIITILILIFIICSNGLDLNIFSTAKFDISKIFMASYFGLWTMTGWEGIVIPSESFKNPKKDISYGLIIGTFIVGILYLFYAWSISSNAIYGNLEIVIKSLIKNNMVVWLGMLMIIAGCIFSWTFTLSWMPKSLFPKIFELKPIKHLENSKKDISIIGVLLNAFIIAFFSMSSSKTLVDISLFMVLVSYFGVYFAVFKGADSAIYKYFAFISCLVVLIILIFRIAYFIIY, from the coding sequence ATGAGATACTTAACTTTAAAAGATGCTGTGTTTTTAACTATTACCTCTATTGTGGGCGGAGGGATTTTTGTTCTTTCACCCTTAACATATACGATAGCAGGAAAATGTGCAATATACGGTTGGATTATAGATTTAGTTATAAGTTTGATAATGGCAACACCCTTTGCCTATGCCTCAACAAAGATAACAAAAAGTGGAGGCCCATATAAATACATTCAAAAAATATTTGGTATAAAAATCGGAAAAATCTTTGGGTATATGCTATGGTTTTCAGGAGTAGTATCCATATCTGCGGTAGTTTCATTTTTTGAGGTAATTTTCAATGTCTATTTTGACTTTAAATATATTGGTATCGTGTTAATCATAATTATAACAGCTCTTGTATTATCAGGAATTAAAGTAATTAAAAATATTTTAAGGCTTTTTGCCATTATTACCATATTAATTCTTATTTTTATCATATGCTCCAACGGCTTGGATTTAAATATATTTTCCACGGCAAAATTTGATATTTCAAAGATATTTATGGCAAGTTATTTTGGACTATGGACTATGACTGGATGGGAAGGTATAGTCATACCATCAGAATCCTTTAAAAACCCAAAAAAAGACATCAGTTATGGACTTATTATTGGAACTTTTATTGTAGGCATTTTATATTTGTTTTATGCATGGAGTATTTCTTCAAATGCGATTTATGGTAATTTAGAAATAGTCATTAAATCATTGATAAAAAATAACATGGTTGTTTGGCTTGGAATGTTGATGATTATAGCGGGATGTATATTTAGCTGGACATTTACACTTAGCTGGATGCCAAAATCTTTATTTCCAAAAATATTTGAATTAAAACCAATAAAGCATTTGGAAAACTCAAAAAAAGATATATCAATAATTGGAGTTTTATTAAATGCATTTATCATTGCATTTTTTTCCATGAGCTCATCTAAAACACTTGTAGATATAAGTTTATTTATGGTATTGGTATCCTATTTTGGTGTGTATTTTGCAGTATTTAAAGGTGCTGATAGTGCCATATATAAATATTTTGCTTTTATATCATGCTTAGTGGTTTTAATTATATTAATATTTAGAATTGCCTATTTTATTATTTATTAA
- a CDS encoding pyridoxal phosphate-dependent aminotransferase, with product MISNRCKNIKPSEIRKIFNMATKDSINLGIGEPDFDTPQHIIDAAKKALDNGKTHYTPNSGIPELRESISNKLKKDNNLNINPDNIITTCGASEALMLSLMAIVNKGDEVLIPNPGFVSYMSLTQMCEAKPISMKFDDDFNIDIEGVKNSITDKTKCIILNSPSNPTGKVMDKKEIKAICDIADDNNIIIISDEIYEKIIYDKKHHSPMEFTDNCILINGFSKSYAMTGWRIGYLAVNDNLNKKYNLIDNMIKIHQYGFACATSFAQYGALEALNGDQSCVYKMVNEFRRRRDLIVKGMKKLFKLTTPDGAFYVFPNVEEYGNGTEVAQKLIKNNILCVPGVAFGECGENNIRFSYATKYEDIEKALEMMENIF from the coding sequence ATGATTTCCAACAGATGTAAAAATATAAAACCTTCGGAAATAAGAAAAATATTCAACATGGCTACAAAAGATTCCATAAATTTAGGCATAGGGGAGCCAGATTTTGACACCCCCCAACATATAATAGATGCTGCAAAAAAGGCACTTGATAATGGCAAAACCCACTACACACCAAATAGCGGAATACCTGAGCTCCGAGAAAGTATAAGTAATAAATTAAAAAAGGATAATAACCTAAATATTAACCCTGATAATATTATTACAACCTGCGGAGCTTCTGAGGCATTAATGCTATCTTTAATGGCTATAGTAAATAAAGGCGATGAGGTTTTAATACCAAACCCTGGATTTGTATCCTATATGAGTTTAACCCAAATGTGCGAGGCTAAACCCATCTCTATGAAATTTGACGATGACTTTAATATAGATATAGAGGGAGTAAAAAACAGCATTACAGATAAAACAAAATGTATTATATTAAATTCCCCTTCAAACCCAACTGGAAAGGTAATGGATAAAAAAGAGATAAAAGCTATATGCGATATAGCAGATGACAATAATATCATTATAATATCCGATGAAATCTATGAAAAAATAATATATGATAAAAAACACCATTCTCCAATGGAATTTACAGATAACTGTATATTAATAAATGGATTTTCAAAATCTTATGCCATGACAGGTTGGAGAATCGGATATTTAGCAGTTAATGATAATCTAAACAAAAAATATAACTTAATAGATAATATGATAAAGATACATCAATACGGTTTTGCCTGTGCTACTTCTTTTGCTCAATATGGAGCATTGGAAGCATTAAATGGAGACCAAAGCTGTGTTTATAAAATGGTTAATGAATTTAGAAGAAGGAGGGATTTAATAGTTAAAGGAATGAAAAAATTATTTAAATTAACCACACCAGATGGTGCATTTTATGTATTTCCAAATGTTGAAGAATATGGAAATGGAACAGAAGTTGCTCAAAAACTAATAAAAAATAATATATTATGCGTTCCAGGTGTTGCATTTGGAGAATGTGGAGAAAATAACATAAGATTTTCCTATGCTACAAAATATGAGGATATAGAAAAGGCTTTGGAAATGATGGAAAACATCTTTTAA
- the ilvE gene encoding branched-chain-amino-acid transaminase: protein MKIYLNGEFVEKEDAKISVYDHGLLYGDGIFEGIRAYDGVVFKLKEHIDRLYDSAKSITLEIPLTKEEMEKVVVDTLKINNLKDAYIRLVITRGVGDLGLDPKKCSKPTIFCIAEPMNPLLGEDGIKVITSSVRRLPVDVLNPAVKSLNYLNSILAKIQANYAGVNEAFLLDREGYVAEGTGDNIFVVKNGIIKTPPLSSSVLRGITRDTVIELAKEMGYKVVEERLTLHELYVADELFITGTAAELVPVVEIDGRTINNGKIGETTKKLSEEFKKIRKTMGTKVYE from the coding sequence ATGAAAATTTATTTAAACGGTGAATTTGTTGAAAAAGAGGATGCAAAGATTTCAGTTTATGACCATGGTCTTTTATATGGTGATGGGATATTTGAAGGTATAAGGGCTTATGATGGTGTTGTTTTTAAATTAAAAGAACATATAGATAGATTGTATGATTCTGCAAAATCCATTACTTTGGAAATACCTTTGACAAAGGAAGAAATGGAAAAGGTTGTTGTTGATACCCTTAAAATAAACAATTTAAAGGATGCATATATTAGGCTGGTAATCACAAGAGGAGTTGGCGATTTGGGACTTGACCCTAAAAAATGTTCAAAACCAACAATATTCTGTATTGCAGAACCAATGAATCCATTGCTTGGAGAAGATGGCATAAAGGTAATTACTTCATCGGTTAGAAGGTTGCCTGTTGATGTGTTAAATCCTGCTGTAAAATCCTTAAACTACTTAAACAGTATTTTGGCAAAAATCCAAGCAAATTATGCAGGAGTTAATGAGGCTTTTTTACTTGATAGAGAAGGATATGTTGCAGAAGGAACTGGGGATAATATATTTGTAGTTAAAAACGGCATTATAAAAACCCCACCACTATCATCAAGTGTTTTAAGAGGAATTACAAGAGACACAGTAATTGAGCTCGCAAAAGAAATGGGATATAAAGTTGTGGAAGAGAGGCTCACATTACATGAGCTCTATGTTGCAGATGAATTATTCATCACAGGAACAGCAGCTGAGCTCGTGCCTGTTGTTGAAATAGATGGAAGAACCATAAATAATGGAAAAATAGGAGAAACTACAAAAAAACTAAGTGAAGAATTTAAGAAAATAAGAAAGACCATGGGAACAAAGGTTTATGAATAA